The following are encoded in a window of Phreatobacter oligotrophus genomic DNA:
- a CDS encoding alpha/beta hydrolase: MPIDVSPVPQALRDAAYNNGQAVPSWSDTFTRWTAESAVIRERFAATMDVPFGPGERQKVDLYPAREAGAPCLVYFHGGYWMRNRREMFAVLGEGVMAHGWSVAMPGYTLAPEASLASIVAECSAALDLLAADGARHGIAGPLIVAGWSAGGHLAAIALSHEAVTAGLAISGIFELAPLAGTYLNENLRLTADEISDLSPLRRPSVMKPLGITYGDRELPALVANSHAFHASRQRAGAPGPLVPAAGADHFSILDTMRDPEGILTRMLLDLAP; the protein is encoded by the coding sequence ATGCCGATCGACGTCAGTCCCGTTCCCCAGGCTCTGCGCGATGCCGCCTACAACAACGGCCAGGCGGTGCCGAGCTGGTCTGACACCTTCACCCGCTGGACGGCCGAATCCGCCGTCATCCGCGAGCGCTTTGCCGCGACCATGGACGTGCCCTTCGGTCCGGGGGAGCGGCAGAAGGTGGACCTCTATCCCGCGCGCGAGGCGGGCGCGCCCTGCCTCGTCTATTTCCACGGCGGCTACTGGATGCGGAACCGCCGCGAGATGTTCGCCGTCCTCGGCGAGGGCGTCATGGCCCATGGCTGGTCGGTCGCCATGCCCGGCTACACGCTGGCGCCGGAGGCGAGCCTTGCGAGCATCGTCGCCGAATGCAGCGCGGCGCTGGACCTGCTGGCCGCGGACGGCGCGCGCCACGGCATTGCCGGGCCGCTGATCGTCGCGGGCTGGTCGGCCGGCGGCCATCTCGCGGCCATAGCGCTGAGCCACGAGGCGGTGACGGCGGGCCTTGCCATCTCAGGGATATTCGAACTGGCGCCGCTCGCCGGCACCTATCTCAACGAGAACCTGCGCCTCACAGCCGACGAGATCTCGGACCTGTCGCCGCTGCGCCGGCCGTCCGTGATGAAGCCTCTCGGCATCACCTATGGCGACCGGGAACTGCCGGCGCTGGTGGCGAATTCCCACGCCTTCCATGCGAGCCGCCAGAGGGCCGGGGCACCGGGACCGCTGGTGCCCGCGGCTGGCGCCGACCATTTCTCCATCCTCGACACGATGCGCGATCCCGAGGGCATCCTGACGCGGATGCTCCTCGACCTCGCGCCGTGA
- the rpsI gene encoding 30S ribosomal protein S9, translating into MAETVSSLEGLSALKTGGSEAPRHVQKLDKQGRAYATGKRKDAVARVWVKPGSGKITVNDRALDVYFARPVLRMLLKQPLVLVGRDTQYDIVVTVAGGGLSGQAGAVRHGISKALTYYEPELRGALKKEGFLTRDSRVVERKKYGRAKARRSFQFSKR; encoded by the coding sequence ATGGCTGAGACCGTTTCGTCCCTCGAGGGCCTCAGCGCCCTGAAGACCGGTGGCTCGGAAGCCCCGCGTCACGTCCAGAAGCTCGACAAGCAGGGCCGCGCCTATGCCACCGGCAAGCGCAAGGACGCGGTCGCCCGCGTCTGGGTGAAGCCCGGCTCGGGCAAGATCACGGTCAACGATCGTGCCCTCGACGTCTATTTCGCCCGCCCGGTGCTGCGCATGCTGCTGAAGCAGCCGCTGGTGCTCGTCGGCCGTGACACCCAGTACGACATCGTCGTCACGGTGGCCGGCGGCGGCCTCTCCGGCCAGGCCGGCGCGGTGCGCCATGGCATCTCCAAGGCGCTCACCTACTACGAGCCGGAGCTGCGCGGCGCCCTGAAGAAGGAAGGCTTCCTCACCCGCGACAGCCGCGTGGTCGAGCGCAAGAAGTACGGCCGGGCCAAGGCTCGCCGCTCCTTCCAGTTCTCGAAGCGCTGA
- the rplM gene encoding 50S ribosomal protein L13 codes for MKTYVAKPAEVDKKWVLIDAKGLVVGRLATIVAMRLRGKHKATYTPHVDCGDNVIVINADKVVFTGRKWDQKAYYHHTGYPGGIKERMAKTIRDGRFPERIVEKAVERMIPRGPLGRKQMSNLRVYGGDKHPHEAQTPVALDVGAMNSKNVRA; via the coding sequence ATGAAGACCTATGTGGCGAAGCCCGCCGAGGTCGACAAGAAGTGGGTTCTGATCGACGCGAAGGGCCTGGTTGTGGGCCGCCTTGCGACGATCGTGGCGATGCGCCTGCGCGGCAAGCACAAGGCCACCTACACCCCCCATGTCGATTGCGGCGACAATGTCATCGTCATCAATGCGGACAAGGTGGTTTTCACCGGCCGCAAGTGGGACCAGAAGGCCTACTACCATCACACCGGCTATCCGGGCGGCATCAAGGAGCGCATGGCCAAGACCATCCGCGACGGCCGTTTCCCGGAGCGCATCGTCGAGAAGGCCGTGGAGCGCATGATCCCGCGCGGTCCGCTCGGCCGCAAGCAGATGTCGAACCTGCGCGTCTATGGCGGTGACAAGCACCCGCACGAGGCCCAGACGCCCGTCGCCCTCGATGTCGGCGCGATGAACTCGAAGAACGTGAGGGCCTGA
- a CDS encoding glutathione S-transferase N-terminal domain-containing protein produces MSDLSAFPITRRWPAAHPDRIQLYSLPTPNGVKVSIMLEETGLAYEPHTINIGQNETWGPEFLSLNPNGKIPAIIDPNGPGGKPIGLFESGAILLYLAEKTGKFLPADPVARIETIQWVFFQMAAVGPMFGQLGFFHKFAGREWEDKRPLERYRAESHRLIRVLETRLADRAFIMGDDYTIADMSLLGWVRNLVGFYGAGDLVAYGELKAVPAWLERCLARPAVQRGLEIPKRP; encoded by the coding sequence ATGTCCGATCTGTCCGCCTTCCCCATCACCCGCCGCTGGCCGGCGGCCCATCCCGACCGCATCCAGCTCTATTCGCTCCCCACTCCGAACGGCGTGAAAGTGTCGATCATGCTGGAGGAGACCGGGCTCGCTTACGAGCCGCACACGATCAATATCGGCCAGAACGAGACCTGGGGGCCGGAATTCCTGTCGCTCAACCCCAACGGCAAAATCCCCGCGATCATCGATCCCAACGGGCCCGGCGGCAAGCCGATCGGGCTGTTCGAGAGCGGCGCGATCCTCCTCTACCTCGCCGAGAAGACGGGGAAGTTCCTGCCCGCCGATCCGGTCGCCCGTATCGAGACCATCCAGTGGGTCTTCTTCCAGATGGCGGCGGTCGGCCCGATGTTCGGCCAGCTCGGCTTCTTCCACAAATTCGCGGGCCGCGAATGGGAGGACAAGCGGCCGCTGGAGCGCTACCGCGCCGAATCCCACCGCCTCATCCGCGTGCTGGAGACGCGCCTTGCCGACCGCGCCTTCATCATGGGCGATGACTACACGATCGCCGACATGTCGCTGCTGGGCTGGGTGCGCAACCTCGTCGGCTTCTACGGCGCGGGCGATCTCGTCGCCTATGGCGAGCTCAAGGCGGTGCCGGCCTGGCTGGAGCGCTGCCTTGCCCGTCCGGCGGTGCAGCGCGGCCTGGAGATCCCGAAGCGGCCGTGA
- a CDS encoding AMP-binding protein produces the protein MPMVTPPTGHVGPFAGLDVPWLLAMRAERRGDHPFIVWTPFERPAVTLTYRAFHGRVGALAAGLARRGIKPGEFVLIHLDNCLEALLAWYACVELGAIAVTTNTRSAGPEIAYFAEHCGAVAAITQPAYADSVAANCQALRWLAVTDNDSGEPALGARVPEKAERFDALFADAADRPVRPRDPLWPCSVQYTSGTTARPKAVLWTHANALWGAKVNAAHEDLRPEDVHLVHLPLFHTNALAYSVLASLWVGATAVIMPRFSASRFWAIAAEHRCTWTSVVPFCTRALMERDIPKSHTFRLWGSAVCEPPTDAIFGVKTIGWWGMTETITHGIIGEVTQPNIPMAIGRAAPEYEIRVLDDDGRATQVGGTGHLRIRGIPGLTLFKEYLFNAKAMAESFDSDGYFITGDRVKLLENGFIRFGDRDKDMLKVGGENVAASEIEQVIVQVQGVREVAVVAKKHPMLDEVPVVFVIPQADAAPDLPDRIITACRSALADFKVPREVHLVDDMPRSTLEKIAKAELRKRLEA, from the coding sequence ATGCCCATGGTGACCCCGCCCACCGGCCATGTCGGCCCCTTTGCCGGCCTCGATGTGCCCTGGCTCCTCGCCATGCGGGCCGAACGGCGGGGAGACCACCCCTTCATCGTCTGGACCCCGTTCGAGCGGCCGGCTGTCACCCTCACCTACCGGGCCTTCCACGGCCGCGTCGGGGCGCTGGCCGCCGGCCTCGCCCGCCGCGGGATCAAGCCGGGTGAGTTCGTGCTGATCCACCTCGACAATTGCCTGGAGGCGCTGCTCGCCTGGTATGCCTGCGTCGAGTTGGGCGCCATCGCGGTCACCACCAACACCCGTTCCGCCGGGCCGGAGATCGCCTATTTCGCGGAGCATTGCGGGGCGGTCGCCGCCATCACCCAGCCGGCCTATGCCGATAGCGTCGCCGCCAACTGCCAGGCCCTGCGTTGGCTCGCGGTGACCGACAATGACAGCGGCGAGCCGGCCCTGGGCGCCCGGGTCCCGGAGAAGGCCGAGCGCTTCGACGCCCTCTTCGCCGACGCGGCAGACCGGCCGGTGCGCCCGCGCGATCCCCTCTGGCCCTGCTCGGTCCAGTACACGTCCGGCACGACGGCGCGGCCGAAGGCGGTGCTCTGGACCCATGCCAACGCGCTCTGGGGCGCCAAGGTCAACGCGGCCCACGAGGACCTGAGGCCGGAGGACGTGCACCTCGTCCACCTGCCGCTCTTCCACACCAATGCGCTGGCCTATTCCGTTCTGGCGAGCCTCTGGGTGGGAGCGACAGCCGTCATCATGCCGCGCTTCTCGGCGAGCCGCTTCTGGGCGATTGCCGCCGAGCACCGCTGCACCTGGACCTCCGTCGTGCCCTTCTGCACCCGCGCCCTGATGGAGCGCGACATCCCGAAGAGCCACACGTTCCGGCTCTGGGGCAGCGCCGTCTGCGAGCCGCCGACCGACGCCATCTTCGGCGTGAAGACCATCGGCTGGTGGGGCATGACCGAGACCATCACCCACGGCATCATCGGCGAGGTCACCCAGCCGAACATCCCCATGGCCATCGGCCGCGCCGCGCCGGAATACGAGATCCGCGTACTGGACGACGACGGCCGCGCCACCCAGGTCGGCGGCACGGGCCACCTGCGCATCCGCGGCATTCCCGGCCTGACGCTCTTCAAGGAATATCTCTTCAACGCCAAGGCCATGGCCGAGAGTTTTGATTCAGACGGTTATTTCATCACCGGCGACCGGGTGAAGCTGCTGGAGAACGGCTTCATCCGCTTCGGCGACCGCGACAAGGACATGCTGAAGGTCGGCGGCGAGAATGTCGCGGCCTCCGAGATCGAGCAGGTCATCGTGCAGGTCCAGGGCGTCCGCGAGGTGGCGGTGGTGGCGAAGAAGCACCCGATGCTGGACGAGGTGCCCGTCGTCTTCGTCATTCCGCAGGCGGATGCCGCGCCCGACCTTCCCGACCGCATCATCACCGCCTGCCGGTCAGCCCTCGCCGACTTCAAGGTGCCGCGCGAGGTGCATCTGGTGGACGACATGCCGCGCTCGACGCTGGAGAAGATTGCCAAGGCGGAGCTGAGGAAGCGGCTCGAGGCGTGA
- a CDS encoding PaaI family thioesterase: MSSHAAARMTVTEMEAFLATEFPQVFGPGKTFMVEAVGPKFARMRCRYDPRQLRPGGTISGPTMMTLADTGLYVAILASIGPVALAVTTNLNINFLKKPAQRDLVAECRLIKLGKRLAVGEVAIWSEREGDDLVAHATGTYSIPPER; encoded by the coding sequence ATGTCCAGCCACGCCGCCGCCCGCATGACCGTGACCGAGATGGAGGCCTTTCTCGCCACCGAGTTCCCGCAGGTCTTCGGGCCGGGCAAGACCTTCATGGTCGAAGCGGTGGGGCCGAAATTCGCGCGGATGCGCTGCCGGTACGATCCCCGCCAGTTGCGTCCGGGCGGCACGATCTCGGGACCGACCATGATGACGCTGGCCGATACCGGGCTCTATGTGGCGATCCTTGCCTCGATCGGGCCGGTCGCGCTCGCGGTCACGACCAACCTCAACATCAACTTCCTGAAGAAACCCGCGCAGCGCGACCTCGTCGCCGAATGCCGGCTGATCAAGCTCGGCAAGCGGCTGGCCGTGGGCGAGGTCGCGATCTGGTCGGAGCGCGAGGGGGACGATCTCGTCGCCCATGCCACCGGCACCTATTCGATCCCGCCGGAGCGGTGA
- a CDS encoding enoyl-CoA hydratase gives MSDAPSPAPTIAAPILRRADANGIATLTLDDPSSRNALSERMLASLSDTLAAIAADRSIRAVVLTAVGPCFSSGHHLKEMSARRADPDRGRAYFADILGRCSAMMQQIVALPQPVIAAVQGLATAAGCQLVATCDLAVASSEARFCTPGVHIGLFCSTPMVALSRNLSRKHAMEMLLLGDAIPADEAFRMGLVNRVVPAGTELAEATALAARIAAKSTLTVKVGKRAFSEQLEMGLSDAYAHASAVMVENMLARDAEEGIAATLEKRQPRWEDR, from the coding sequence TTGTCTGACGCTCCCTCGCCCGCCCCCACCATCGCCGCGCCGATCCTCCGTCGCGCGGATGCGAACGGCATCGCCACGCTGACCCTCGATGACCCGTCGAGCCGCAACGCCCTGTCCGAGCGGATGCTGGCGAGCCTCTCCGACACCCTCGCCGCCATCGCCGCGGACCGCAGCATCCGCGCCGTCGTGCTCACCGCTGTCGGCCCCTGCTTCTCTTCCGGCCATCACCTCAAGGAGATGAGCGCCCGAAGAGCCGATCCCGACCGGGGCCGCGCCTATTTCGCCGACATCCTCGGCCGCTGCTCCGCCATGATGCAGCAGATCGTCGCCCTGCCGCAGCCCGTCATCGCCGCGGTCCAGGGCCTTGCCACCGCTGCCGGCTGCCAGCTCGTCGCCACCTGCGACCTCGCCGTCGCCTCATCCGAGGCGCGGTTCTGCACGCCCGGCGTCCATATCGGCCTGTTCTGCTCGACGCCGATGGTGGCGCTGTCGCGCAACCTCAGCCGCAAGCATGCCATGGAGATGCTGCTGCTGGGCGACGCCATCCCCGCCGACGAGGCTTTCCGCATGGGCCTCGTCAACCGCGTCGTGCCGGCCGGCACCGAGCTTGCCGAGGCGACGGCGCTGGCCGCCCGCATCGCCGCCAAGTCGACGCTGACGGTGAAGGTCGGCAAGCGCGCCTTCTCCGAGCAGCTGGAAATGGGCCTTTCCGACGCCTATGCGCATGCCAGCGCCGTGATGGTTGAGAACATGCTCGCCCGCGACGCCGAGGAGGGCATTGCCGCCACCCTCGAGAAGCGCCAGCCGCGATGGGAAGACCGGTGA